Proteins encoded together in one Carassius auratus strain Wakin unplaced genomic scaffold, ASM336829v1 scaf_tig00216978, whole genome shotgun sequence window:
- the LOC113099582 gene encoding maestro heat-like repeat-containing protein family member 1, with protein MGLIEETDVEQVTLALLDAANDRDPVVQEQVRKSILTLGNQQPDKVLSMCQDYLLKHPKLVVGHRVLILQTIELVVKSRIDDISYPKIKSVIQLASDEMTKSKEVVPEWQQAASNILVAVGNKYINDIMEEILGKFQPGVLPHFFVVQTLASLSDSNVYGMVPFLNAIMGTMLPMLGMTKQDNMKWVFSSALCRFSESILEYLANLDKAPDPTVRKDTFSSEIYSAYDVLFNSWIQSRESKLRLTVAEALGSMSHLMAHDKLEEQLPKLLLTILGLYKKNSEHYIITKSLCQVLEASVNMGSRVLETQIDGLLLALHQQVCSPVDFSNPPTVKNHNEVLRCFTILANTFPDRLMVFVLQRLENSNERNRMGSLAVLRHLINSSTSIMETKKLLILASIRQPLADHSNKVKKRVVQVISAMAHHGYLEIEGGDLLVRFIIQHCALPDTYHRGPRSPDPEEVTNEALRSMCDNTLHLFTTTVGRLTDVLWPMLLCYLTPNQYASATTPLCKSLILLANKKRAAQEASFIIDFNAQGSSLPSQYILMIRLLVNAAFPFRCREHGAPSLSLLNALSPNIHPKAEPLWENEIPKLLSHLEESTDDSLDQKKWEESLLQLLSKTLAAIDDSQWTGQLAVEATRYLPTYNSALEEKSFLYRCIGVILQQCCNKELVRKQLQEILISTRHNDASERTGVAMGIGLCASSHLDGTLEKLEEFGKSDAFRKASGIFGLLKDKNDVDVEKMKSTLILCYGYVALHAPEEQLLTRIDSDILQNISKNFNTKVLGFKVETKDLTMKLSLIHSVGLIAKAISRSVRKQGFLFSRKQELMGVMMDFIKAEPTDVMRTPVRHLVLTTCANLINLDPPLTENENFDLLKTCLNGVYGLPTVDTPDKAKDEEVLDPQQREILYSDTFNALHELLRNVLARDLSPDGLQSVFKHIESWLSSGQDHERERAVKTTAELLQFYLDNLSVKNIVSFHNLGALVGRLGPRCTDPNPEVRRAAIDCIYRLMYIQLRYEGFSLDYKDDSVEALLDVREKLSNPDHSVLYKTCSELTKIISKRLPQQQLSTLLFMLFDGLVDSQSNCSRASSVILNTLLKNRGAGLQDLVPEMLEVLHNRLQVIGEEQVKVAIGQSVLILATQHLQTVVNTLVAYPLPYDSWSCEMWMALGADSTLALQIMEMIIEKLTVMVPYVDKKESMLRPGLTKVATSQPLAMTCALREMMLNGQSADAVAYAFPKLFSSLLVRLGSSVGVQLPKDLNSNSIISDRKTTNKMNVANFDVCGVAVEALRILLGRAQLDAVVKPLDQEGAWDKMKDPQQHTTGVTLLARAMAKHAGPRLPAIVENLCPSLCNIYECQRITVTAFFSELLNHHVVTELMILDMLMNNMMERITDTCGTVRMLAVRGLGNIAVGSPEKVNKYAKELLAAMSSGMEEKDDPGKLITLEAMSGMSKILLYLDQKNVQLLVVYIFMKIKPFLENENDEIRCASIMLLGNLSKFGSGEPVFKDQIHNVLVSLLLHLSDPNPQVVKACKYAMRICAPVVGSEQISAMFQKHLLEEKGLHYGEFINDLTKYLIQDFPGMLNFYHITVIQFFKSNWAEIRASAAMFIGFLLGNLPDEHFSHMNMGSVTKGLVMLLQDPDPLVRVKAAEAMGHFH; from the exons AGGATTGATGACATCAGTTACCCCAAAATCAAGAGTGTCATACAGCTGGCATCAGATGAGATGACTAAATCAAAG GAGGTCGTCCCAGAATGGCAGCAAGCAGCCAGTAATATTCTGGTTGCTGTGggaaacaaatatattaatgacATCATGGAGGAGATACTCGGCAAGTTCCAGCCTGGAGTTTTGCCTCACTTTTTTGTGGTCCAAACACTAGCCAGTCTCTCGGACTCAAATG TATATGGTATGGTGCCTTTTCTCAATGCTATAATGGGGACCATGCTGCCCATGCTGGGCATGACCAAACAGGACAACATGAAATGGGTCTTCTCTTCTG CTCTCTGCCGCTTCAGCGAGAGCATTCTAGAATACCTGGCCAACCTGGACAAGGCTCCGGACCCCACTGTACGTAAAGACACCTTCTCTAGTGAGATATACTCAGCCTACGACGTCCTGTTTAACAGCTGGATCCAGAGCAGAGAGTCCAAG TTGCGTCTGACTGTTGCAGAGGCTCTTGGCTCAATGAGTCACCTGATGGCACATGATAAACTGGAAGAACAGCTTCCCAAACTACTCCTAACTATACTGGGCCTCTATAAGAAGAATTCAGAACACTACATCATCACCAAA AGCTTATGTCAGGTCCTGGAGGCCTCTGTGAATATGGGCAGCAGAGTGCTGGAGACACAGATTGATGGTCTTTTACTCGCTCTGCACCAGCAG GTATGCTCACCTGTGGACTTCAGCAACCCTCCAACTGTGAAAAATCACAATGAGGTCCTGCGATGCTTCACTATCCTTG CCAACACGTTCCCGGACCGTCTGATGGTGTTTGTCCTCCAGAGGTTGGAGAACAGCAACGAAAGGAACAGAATGGGCTCGCTGGCTGTTCTCAGACACCTCATCAACTCATCCA CCTCTATTATGGAAACCAAGAAGCTCCTGATTCTAGCCAGCATCAGGCAACCTCTGGCTGACCACAGCAATAAG GTGAAGAAGAGAGTGGTGCAGGTGATCAGTGCTATGGCTCATCATGGTTACCTGGAGATAGAGGGAGGAGACCTGCTTGTCCGTTTCATCATCCAGCACTGTGCTCTACCAGACACTTACCAT CGAGGACCGCGATCTCCAGACCCAGAGGAAGTGACCAACGAGGCTCTGCGTAGCATGTGTGATAACACATTGCATCTTTTCACTACCACAGTGGGTCGCCTGACAGAT GTTCTGTGGCCTATGTTGCTTTGCTACCTGACCCCAAATCAGTACGCCAGCGCCACTACCCCCTTGTGCAAGAGTTTAATTCTGCTGGCCAATAAGAAACGAGCAGCCCAAGAAGCCAGCTTCATCATCGACTTCAATGCACAAG GCTCTAGTCTTCCCTCACAATATATCCTGATGATAAGGCTCTTG GTGAATGCAGCGTTCCCGTTTCGATGCAGGGAGCACGGTGCTCCCTCCCTGAGTCTGCTCAATGCTCTCAGCCCTAACATTCACCCTAAAGCCGAGCCTCTTTGGGAAAACGAGATTCCAAAGCTGCTCAGTCATCTTGAAG AATCAACAGATGATTCTCTGGATCAAAAGAAGTGGGAAGAAAGTTTACTTCAG CTCCTGTCTAAAACCCTGGCAGCTATTGACGACAGCCAGTGGACAGGTCAGCTTGCAGTAGAAGCCACACGATATCTTCCAACCTACAACAGTGCTCTGGAGGAGAAG aGTTTTTTGTATAGGTGTATCGGCGTGATTCTCCAGCAGTGCTGTAATAAAGAGCTGGTCCGGAAACAGCTGCAGGAGATCCTGATCAGCACTCGACACAATGATGCAAGCGAAAGAACG GGTGTTGCCATGGGAATCGGGCTGTGTGCCAGCAGTCATCTCGATGGCACTCTGGAAAAACTGGAGGAGTTTGGGAAGTCTGACGCCTTCAGGAAAGCCTCCGGGATATTTGGTCTTCTCAAA GATAAGAACGATGTTGATGTGGAGAAAATGAAGAGCACTCTCATTTTGTGTTATGGATATGTAGCGTTGCACGCTCCAGAAGAACAGCTCCTCACTCGCATAGACAgtgacattcttcaaaacatctccaAGAACTTCAACACCAAG GTCCTGGGATTTAAAGTAGAGACCAAG GACCTGACTATGAAGCTCAGTCTTATTCATAGTGTCGGACTCATTGCCAAGGCCATCAGCCGAAGTGTTCGTAAACAGGGCTTCCTGTTCTCCCGCAAACAAGAGCTAATGGGTGTTATGATG GATTTCATAAAAGCAGAACCAACGGATGTCATGCGGACTCCTGTTCGCCATCTTGTTTTGACCACATGTGCCAACCTTAT AAACTTAGATCCTCCTTTAACGGAAAATGAAAACTTTGACTTGTTAAAAACGTGTCTTAATGGAGTTTATGGGCTTCCTACTGTGGACACTCCTGACAAGGCTAAAGATGAAGAGGTGCTGGATCCACAGCAAAGAGAG ATCTTATATTCAGACACTTTTAATGCTCTTCATGAATTGTTGAGGAATGTGTTAGCCAGAGACTTGAGTCCTGATGGTCTGCAGTCTGTGTTCAAG CATATAGAGAGCTGGCTGAGCTCAGGACAAGACCATGAGCGGGAGAGAGCAGTAAAGACCACAGCAGAGCTCCTGCAGTTCTACTTGGACAACCTCAGTGTGAAG AATATAGTGTCATTCCATAATTTGGGAGCTCTTGTGGGGCGTCTGGGCCCCCGGTGCACAGACCCAAACCCTGAGGTGCGACGGGCAGCCATAGACTGCATCTATAGACTAATGTACATACAGCTGCGCTATGAAG GCTTTTCACTGGACTACAAGGATGATTCAGTTGAGGCCCTGTTAGATGTTCGCGAGAAGCTAAGCAATCCTGACCATTCAGTCTTGTATAAAACATGCTCTGAGCTGACTAAG ATCATCAGTAAGCGTTTGCCCCAGCAGCAGTTGAGCACGCTGTTGTTTATGCTGTTTGATGGTTTGGTGGACTCCCAGTCCAACTGTTCCAGAGCATCCAGCGTGATCCTCAACACCTTGCTGAAGAACAGAGGTGCTGGCCTGCAGGATCTG GTGCCAGAGATGCTGGAGGTGTTGCACAACCGGCTGCAGGTGATTGGTGAAGAGCAGGTGAAGGTGGCCATCGGTCAGTCCGTCCTCATCCTCGCTACACAGCATCTGCAGACAGTGGTCAACACACTCGTTGCCTACCCACTACCATACGACAG CTGGAGCTGTGAGATGTGGATGGCTCTAGGAGCAGACAGCACTCTGGCCCTGCAAATCATGGAGATGATTATCGAGAAGCTGACTGTTATGGTTCCCTATGTAGATAAGAAAGAGTCTATGTTAAGACCCGGTTTGACCAAAGTTGCCACAAGTCAGCCACTGGCT ATGACCTGTGCCCTGCGTGAGATGATGCTGAATGGCCAGTCAGCTGACGCCGTGGCGTACGCGTTTCCAAAGCTCTTCAGCTCTCTGCTGGTGCGTTTGGGCTCCAGCGTGGGAGTTCAGCTACCTAAAGATCTCAACAGCAACAGCATCATTTCAGACCGCAAAACAACCAACAAAATGAATGTGGCCAATTTTGATGTTTGCGG GGTGGCAGTGGAGGCCCTGCGGATCCTGCTGGGTCGAGCTCAGCTGGATGCTGTCGTGAAACCGTTAGATCAGGAGGGAGCTTGGGACAAGATGAAGGACCCACAGCAGCACACAACAGGAGTCACTCTGCTCGCCAG AGCAATGGCAAAGCATGCTGGTCCAAGACTGCCTGCAATTGTGGAAAATCTGTGTCCTTCTCTCTGTAATATTTATGAGTGTCAGAGGATCACAGTCACAGCGTTCTTCTCTGAG CTGCTGAACCACCACGTAGTGACTGAACTGATGATTTTGGACATGTTGATGAACAACATGATGGAAAGAATTACTGACACCTGTGGTACGGTTCGCATGCTGGCGGTCCGAGGCCTGGGGAACATTGCTGTGGGTTCACCTGAAAAG GTGAATAAATATGCAAAGGAGCTTTTAGCAGCCATGAGTTCGGGTATGGAAGAAAAGGACGATCCAGGGAAACTCATCACACTGGAGGCCATGTCTGGAATGTCCAAGATTTTGCTTTACCTGGACCAAAAGAACGTCCAACTGCTTGTGGTTTACATCTTCATGAAGATTAAACCATTTCTGGAGAAT GAGAACGATGAGATCCGTTGTGCTTCCATCATGCTCCTGGGGAACCTGTCGAAGTTCGGCTCGGGTGAGCCAGTCTTTAAAGATCAGATCCACAATGTTCTGGTCAGCTTGCTGTTGCATCTCAGTGATCCCAATCCTCAAGTGGTCAAG GCATGCAAGTATGCAATGCGCATATGTGCTCCAGTCGTAGGTTCAGAACAGATCTCTGCCATGTTCCAGAAACATCTTCTTGAGGAGAAGGGACTGCATTATGGAGAGTTCATTAATGACCTCACCAAATACCTA ATCCAGGATTTTCCAGGCATGCTGAACTTCTACCACATCACAGTCATTCAGTTCTTCAAGAGTAACTGGGCTGAGATCAGAGCCAGTGCTGCCATGTttattg gattTCTGCTGGGGAACCTTCCTGATGAGCATTTCTCCCATATGAACATGGGGTCAGTGACCAAAG GTCTGGTGATGCTGCTGCAGGATCCAGATCCTCTCGTGCGGGTGAAAGCCGCTGAAGCCATGGGTCATTTTCACTGA